Proteins co-encoded in one Halococcoides cellulosivorans genomic window:
- a CDS encoding translation initiation factor IF-2 subunit gamma, whose translation MTEHRQPEVNIGLVGHVDHGKTTLVEAFSGEWTDQHSEEMKRGISIRLGYADATFRRCPECEDAAGYTVAETCPEHDCETEFLRTVSFVDAPGHETLMATMLSGAAIMDGAVLVIAATEDVPQAQTEEHLMALDSIGIENVVVAQNKIDLVDRERAAEHYEQIQEFIAGTVAEDAPIVPISAQQEVNTDLLIEAIEEEIPTPERDSDADAELLVARSFDINRPGATPDQLTGGVVGGTLLSGELTVDDEIELVPGREVESGGQTTYESITTTLRSLQAGGDPVDSVRPGGLLGAGTGLDPSLTKGDALAGQVAGPPGTLPPVRDKFTMKIDLLDRVVGADGDVDEVSTGEPLMLTVRTATTVGSVTSARGGEAEVALKRPVAAREGAKIAINRRVGSRWRLIGIGTLDG comes from the coding sequence ATGACAGAACATCGTCAACCGGAGGTGAACATTGGTCTCGTCGGGCACGTCGACCACGGCAAGACGACGCTCGTCGAGGCCTTCAGCGGGGAGTGGACCGACCAACACTCCGAGGAAATGAAGCGGGGCATCTCGATCAGACTCGGCTACGCCGACGCGACCTTTCGTCGGTGTCCGGAGTGTGAGGACGCGGCGGGGTACACCGTCGCAGAGACCTGTCCCGAACACGACTGTGAGACCGAGTTCTTGCGGACGGTCTCCTTTGTGGACGCGCCGGGCCACGAGACGCTCATGGCGACGATGCTCTCGGGCGCGGCGATCATGGACGGCGCCGTGCTCGTCATCGCTGCGACCGAGGACGTCCCCCAGGCCCAGACCGAAGAGCACCTGATGGCGCTGGACTCGATCGGCATCGAGAACGTCGTCGTCGCACAGAACAAGATCGACCTCGTCGACCGCGAGCGCGCCGCAGAGCACTACGAGCAGATCCAGGAGTTCATCGCGGGGACCGTCGCGGAGGACGCTCCGATCGTCCCGATCAGCGCCCAACAGGAGGTCAACACCGACCTGCTGATCGAGGCGATCGAAGAAGAGATCCCCACGCCCGAGCGCGATTCCGACGCCGACGCCGAGTTGCTCGTCGCCCGGAGTTTCGACATCAATCGTCCGGGTGCGACGCCCGATCAGTTGACGGGCGGCGTCGTCGGCGGCACCCTGCTCAGCGGCGAACTCACCGTCGACGACGAGATCGAACTCGTGCCCGGCCGCGAGGTCGAGTCCGGCGGGCAGACGACCTACGAGTCGATCACGACGACGCTCCGGTCGCTCCAGGCCGGTGGCGACCCCGTCGACTCGGTCCGTCCGGGTGGGCTGCTCGGCGCGGGCACCGGCCTCGACCCGTCGCTCACCAAAGGCGACGCACTCGCGGGCCAGGTCGCCGGCCCGCCGGGGACGCTCCCGCCCGTGCGGGACAAATTCACGATGAAGATCGACCTGCTCGATCGCGTCGTCGGCGCAGACGGTGACGTCGACGAGGTCTCGACGGGCGAACCGCTGATGTTGACGGTGCGCACGGCGACGACGGTCGGATCGGTCACGAGCGCGCGCGGCGGCGAGGCCGAGGTCGCGCTCAAGCGCCCGGTCGCCGCCCGAGAGGGCGCGAAGATCGCGATCAACCGCCGCGTCGGGTCGCGCTGGCGGTTGATCGGCATCGGCACGCTCGACGGCTGA
- a CDS encoding dockerin type I domain-containing protein codes for MPDRSQSPEEDQVCTRRSALKAGLATTLGGVVVGSHVASGAESTAATDDETPTSRTTSTRVITGHTPPEIEPTIQVDDGPIQETTSVTVAPGTPVTLALHVTSGSVYDWFWDDGSTGRERTVRPTETTGYVAEYSAPPYFSGSVRFDVFVEGDPTPTPTDPTTTPTPESGPTWPADPGATDPDGDGLYEDLNGNGRIDFPDVNALFQHTGTEAVAANSQYYDVDSDGSVDLQDVLALFEDV; via the coding sequence ATGCCCGACCGATCACAATCACCGGAGGAGGACCAGGTTTGCACCCGACGGAGCGCGCTCAAGGCGGGGCTGGCGACGACACTGGGCGGGGTCGTCGTCGGGAGCCACGTCGCGAGTGGGGCGGAGTCGACAGCGGCCACGGACGACGAGACGCCGACGTCCCGGACCACCTCGACGCGAGTGATCACGGGGCATACGCCCCCCGAAATCGAACCCACTATCCAGGTCGACGACGGGCCGATTCAGGAGACAACCAGTGTCACCGTGGCCCCGGGGACGCCGGTGACACTCGCACTGCACGTGACCAGTGGGAGTGTCTACGACTGGTTCTGGGACGACGGATCGACCGGCCGCGAACGGACGGTGCGTCCGACCGAAACCACGGGCTATGTGGCCGAGTACAGTGCACCCCCATATTTTTCCGGGAGCGTCCGATTCGACGTGTTCGTCGAGGGCGACCCGACGCCGACGCCGACCGATCCGACGACGACGCCGACGCCGGAGTCGGGCCCGACGTGGCCGGCCGATCCGGGGGCCACCGATCCCGACGGCGATGGCCTCTACGAAGACCTGAATGGAAACGGCCGGATCGACTTCCCCGACGTGAACGCGCTGTTCCAGCACACCGGCACGGAGGCTGTGGCCGCCAACAGCCAGTATTACGACGTCGATTCGGACGGGAGCGTCGACCTCCAGGACGTCCTCGCGCTGTTCGAAGACGTCTG